Proteins found in one Massilia sp. H6 genomic segment:
- a CDS encoding choice-of-anchor J family PEP-CTERM protein gives MIKTLLIALSFLSTMGFAQAGILLQEDFNDVSALPGQGWVFDNQSIPPGPAPGWVQGNPDVFEAQSGPPNSYIVSDFNAAAEGGLIDNRLFTPLFSLENGAVATFYLRSANTPGFGDIVIYGYTEGSTEPMDFIAEMVATPPNEWTLYTITIGARAGNGRLGFVHRQPQLTSDYVGLDTLLIQSVEDAEVPEPASLLIFGLGLAGLSLARRRR, from the coding sequence ATGATCAAGACACTGCTCATTGCCCTGTCATTCCTGTCCACGATGGGCTTCGCTCAGGCCGGCATCTTGCTGCAGGAAGATTTTAACGATGTCAGCGCCCTGCCAGGCCAGGGCTGGGTGTTCGACAACCAGAGCATCCCGCCCGGCCCGGCGCCAGGCTGGGTGCAGGGCAATCCGGATGTGTTCGAAGCGCAGTCGGGGCCGCCCAATTCGTATATCGTGTCCGACTTTAACGCGGCCGCCGAGGGCGGCCTGATCGACAACCGCCTGTTCACGCCACTGTTCTCGCTGGAAAACGGTGCGGTCGCTACCTTCTACCTGCGCAGCGCCAACACGCCCGGCTTCGGCGATATCGTCATCTATGGCTATACCGAGGGCAGCACCGAGCCGATGGATTTCATCGCCGAGATGGTCGCAACCCCGCCTAACGAATGGACCCTGTACACCATCACGATCGGTGCCCGGGCTGGCAACGGACGGCTCGGATTCGTCCATCGGCAGCCGCAGCTCACCTCGGACTACGTCGGCCTCGACACGCTGCTGATCCAGTCGGTCGAGGATGCCGAGGTGCCCGAGCCGGCTAGCCTACTGATTTTCGGGCTCGGCCTGGCCGGCCTGTCGCTGGCGCGCCGCCGCCGCTGA
- a CDS encoding DUF882 domain-containing protein: protein MMPRRAFLKSSIFLAAPTLSIPAFAKTAQAAPGEHTLRLYNTHTGEKLNSVFWAEGQFVPDALQDINKVLRDHRTNKIADMDPELLLLLTTVNAKMGNNRELHIISGYRSPESNAKLQAASGGVAKRSLHMEAKAIDIRIPGKDLKMLQRAAMSIKGGGVGYYPDSQFVHLDTGRVRSW from the coding sequence ATGATGCCACGCCGAGCTTTCCTGAAGTCTTCTATTTTCCTCGCAGCACCCACCCTCAGCATTCCGGCATTTGCCAAGACAGCACAGGCAGCCCCGGGCGAGCATACACTGCGCCTGTATAACACGCATACCGGCGAAAAGCTGAACAGCGTGTTCTGGGCCGAAGGCCAGTTTGTTCCGGATGCACTGCAAGACATCAACAAGGTGTTGCGCGACCACCGCACCAACAAGATTGCCGACATGGATCCGGAACTCTTGCTGCTGCTGACCACCGTCAATGCGAAAATGGGCAACAACAGGGAATTGCACATCATTTCGGGCTATCGGTCGCCGGAATCGAACGCCAAGCTGCAAGCCGCCAGTGGCGGCGTGGCCAAGCGCAGCCTGCATATGGAAGCCAAGGCGATCGACATCCGCATTCCCGGCAAAGACCTCAAGATGCTGCAACGCGCTGCAATGTCGATCAAGGGCGGCGGCGTCGGCTACTATCCCGACTCGCAATTCGTCCACCTGGACACCGGCCGCGTCCGTTCCTGGTAA
- a CDS encoding FAD-dependent oxidoreductase encodes MSATTNGASLSVWLDSAVLPPCPPLPGDLDTDVCVIGAGIAGLSTAYLLAREGRRVVVIDALGIGAGETGRSSAHLFPPDEWYAAIEHKFGPGNARLVADSHARAIGLVESIAAMLKADEHIDCKFERVDGYLYALPGNKLRNLEHEYHCARRAGVAVELLPRVPGLPFDSGPAVRFANQAQFHPLHYLAGLARAIERLGGRVFGATHACRVRGDQQQQTVSTEHGEVRARAVVLATHTPFNDRVVMHTKQAGYRTYVVGLRVPRGALPRILLWDTGDPYYYVRLETPDAAGDHDILVVGGADHKTGQDDHPEHRYDQIERWARAHFPAAQDLAYRWSGEVMEPADGLPYLGRNPMDDDNVYLITGDSGNGITHCTIGAMLITDLIAGRDHPWEALYDPARKPVHGLADFAAEQANTLARYGEWLTGGDVDSVQEIAAGEGAVVRDGLRKIAVYRDAQGALHAVSARCTHLGCAVHWNSAERSWDCPCHASRFDIQGQVLHGPAPAPLEKIELLDGGLPPRSPRAGLRGRHAR; translated from the coding sequence ATGTCTGCTACCACGAACGGCGCTTCGCTCTCGGTATGGCTCGACAGCGCGGTGCTGCCCCCCTGCCCCCCGCTGCCCGGCGACCTCGATACCGATGTGTGCGTGATCGGCGCCGGCATCGCCGGCTTGAGCACCGCCTACCTGCTGGCCCGCGAGGGGCGCCGCGTTGTCGTGATCGACGCGCTCGGCATCGGCGCCGGCGAGACCGGGCGCAGCAGCGCCCACCTGTTCCCGCCCGACGAGTGGTACGCCGCCATCGAGCACAAGTTCGGTCCCGGCAATGCCCGCTTGGTGGCCGACAGCCATGCGCGCGCGATCGGCCTGGTCGAGTCGATAGCCGCCATGCTCAAGGCCGACGAGCATATCGACTGCAAGTTCGAGCGCGTCGACGGCTATCTGTACGCCCTGCCCGGCAATAAGCTGCGCAACCTCGAGCACGAATACCACTGCGCCAGACGCGCCGGCGTGGCGGTCGAGCTGCTGCCGCGCGTGCCCGGCCTGCCCTTCGATTCGGGTCCTGCCGTGCGCTTCGCGAACCAGGCGCAGTTTCATCCGCTGCACTACCTGGCAGGCCTGGCGCGCGCCATCGAGCGCCTTGGCGGCCGGGTGTTCGGCGCCACCCACGCGTGCCGGGTGCGCGGCGACCAGCAGCAGCAAACCGTCTCCACCGAACACGGCGAGGTGCGCGCACGCGCGGTGGTGCTGGCCACGCACACGCCCTTCAACGACCGCGTGGTGATGCATACCAAGCAGGCCGGCTACCGCACCTATGTGGTAGGCCTGCGCGTGCCGCGCGGCGCGCTGCCGCGCATCCTGCTCTGGGATACCGGCGACCCGTATTACTACGTGCGCCTCGAGACACCCGATGCGGCGGGCGATCACGACATTCTGGTCGTGGGCGGCGCCGACCACAAGACCGGCCAGGACGACCACCCCGAACACCGCTACGACCAGATCGAGCGCTGGGCCCGCGCGCATTTCCCGGCCGCGCAGGACCTTGCCTACCGCTGGTCGGGCGAGGTAATGGAACCCGCCGACGGCCTGCCCTACCTCGGCCGCAACCCGATGGACGACGACAACGTCTACCTGATCACCGGCGACTCGGGCAATGGCATTACCCATTGCACCATCGGCGCGATGCTCATCACCGACCTGATCGCCGGCCGAGACCACCCATGGGAGGCGCTGTACGACCCGGCGCGCAAGCCGGTGCACGGGTTGGCCGATTTCGCCGCGGAGCAGGCCAATACGCTGGCCCGCTACGGCGAATGGCTGACCGGGGGCGATGTCGACTCGGTCCAGGAAATCGCGGCCGGCGAAGGCGCGGTGGTGCGCGACGGCCTGCGCAAGATCGCGGTGTACCGCGACGCCCAGGGCGCTCTGCACGCGGTGTCGGCCAGGTGCACCCACCTGGGCTGTGCGGTGCACTGGAACTCGGCCGAGCGTTCGTGGGACTGCCCCTGCCACGCGTCGCGCTTCGACATTCAAGGCCAGGTGCTGCATGGCCCGGCACCCGCGCCACTCGAAAAGATCGAGCTGCTCGATGGCGGCCTGCCGCCGCGATCGCCGCGCGCGGGCCTGCGCGGACGTCATGCACGGTGA
- a CDS encoding LLM class flavin-dependent oxidoreductase — translation MIPLSILDLSPIVEGSDAATSFQCSLDLAQHGERWGYNRFWLAEHHGMPGIASAATAVLIGHVAAGTSTIRVGAGGIMLPNHSPLVIAEQFGTLASLFPGRIDLGLGRAPGSDHVTARALRRNLESSADEFPQDVVELLDYFADAPRRQVRAVPGAGLEVPVWILGSSLFGAQLAAALGLPYAFASHFAPQMMMQAIELYRSTFRPSAQLDKPYVMLGFNVFAAETDAEAQLLATSMQQAFVSLRTGRPGKLQPPLPGYLEQLGTAERMMLDSVLSCSAIGSPATVDTELRAFIARTGADELMITSQVFDHAARLRAYEITADIRRKG, via the coding sequence ATGATCCCACTCTCGATACTCGACCTCTCTCCCATCGTCGAAGGCAGCGATGCGGCAACATCATTCCAGTGCTCACTAGATCTCGCGCAGCACGGCGAACGCTGGGGCTACAACCGCTTCTGGCTGGCCGAACACCACGGCATGCCGGGCATCGCCAGCGCCGCCACCGCGGTGCTGATCGGCCATGTGGCGGCCGGCACCTCGACCATCCGGGTCGGCGCCGGCGGCATCATGCTGCCCAACCATTCGCCGCTGGTGATCGCCGAGCAGTTCGGCACGCTGGCATCGCTGTTTCCGGGCCGCATAGACCTCGGCCTGGGCCGCGCGCCCGGTTCCGACCACGTCACCGCGCGCGCGCTGCGCCGCAACCTGGAGTCAAGCGCCGACGAATTCCCCCAGGACGTCGTCGAACTGTTGGATTATTTCGCCGATGCCCCGCGCCGCCAGGTACGGGCAGTGCCGGGTGCGGGCCTGGAGGTACCGGTCTGGATCCTTGGGTCGAGCCTGTTCGGCGCCCAGCTGGCCGCCGCGCTCGGTCTGCCCTACGCGTTCGCCTCGCATTTCGCGCCACAGATGATGATGCAGGCGATCGAGCTCTACCGCTCTACTTTCCGCCCGTCCGCGCAGCTCGACAAGCCCTACGTCATGCTTGGCTTTAACGTGTTCGCCGCCGAGACCGACGCCGAGGCGCAGCTGCTGGCCACCTCGATGCAGCAGGCGTTCGTGAGCCTGCGTACCGGCCGCCCGGGCAAGCTGCAGCCCCCGCTGCCGGGCTACCTCGAACAGCTCGGCACGGCCGAGCGCATGATGCTCGACAGCGTGCTCTCATGCAGCGCGATCGGCTCGCCGGCGACGGTAGACACCGAGCTGCGCGCCTTCATTGCACGCACCGGCGCCGACGAGCTCATGATCACCTCGCAGGTATTCGACCACGCGGCGCGCCTGCGCGCCTACGAGATCACGGCAGACATCCGGCGCAAGGGCTGA
- a CDS encoding HD-GYP domain-containing protein, which translates to MVNVTGHIQPSPSAMKLSELIGALSYALDITEGQPDGHCVRCCWIGMHIGRAAGLPEHQLWELYYTLLLKDLGCSSNAARICELYLTDDLQFKRDFKTVGDSLPQVLSFVLTHTGLKAGLAERFRSVMTILRDGPAIAQSLVATRCQRGAEIARLLRFSEGVAAGIYSLDEHFNGKGKPQALAGEDIPIYARIALMAQVIDVFNTSSGRDSALEEVRGRAGSWFDPRLVAALEQVAAAPAFWDMLAAPAIDQAVFALEPAGHEVALDDDYLDDIATAFGQVVDAKSPYTSGHSARVALYTDMIAEELGMDARQRRWLKRGALLHDVGKLGVSNSVLDKAGSLDRDEWDAVKQHAHFTETILGRINAFAGLAKIAGAHHERLDGTGYPRGLSGDAIGLETRIITTADIFDAITAERPYRGAIPVQQALAMMEKTVGSALDADCFEALKTAVARVPLQAAA; encoded by the coding sequence ATGGTTAACGTCACCGGCCACATTCAGCCGTCCCCCAGCGCCATGAAGCTTTCCGAACTGATCGGGGCGCTGAGCTACGCGCTCGACATCACCGAGGGCCAGCCCGACGGCCATTGCGTGCGCTGCTGCTGGATCGGCATGCACATCGGCCGGGCCGCCGGATTGCCCGAGCACCAGCTGTGGGAGCTCTATTACACGCTGCTGCTCAAGGACCTGGGCTGCAGCAGCAATGCGGCGCGCATTTGCGAGCTGTACCTGACCGACGACCTGCAATTCAAGCGCGATTTCAAGACCGTGGGCGACAGCCTGCCGCAGGTGCTGTCGTTCGTGCTGACCCATACCGGCCTGAAAGCCGGCCTGGCCGAGCGCTTTCGCAGCGTAATGACGATACTGCGCGACGGTCCGGCGATTGCCCAGAGCCTGGTCGCTACGCGCTGCCAGCGCGGCGCCGAGATTGCCCGGCTGCTGCGCTTCTCCGAAGGCGTGGCTGCCGGCATCTATTCGCTCGACGAGCATTTCAATGGCAAGGGCAAGCCGCAGGCACTGGCCGGGGAGGACATTCCGATCTACGCGCGCATCGCGCTGATGGCCCAGGTGATCGACGTGTTCAATACGTCGTCGGGACGCGACAGCGCGCTGGAAGAAGTGCGCGGCCGCGCCGGCAGCTGGTTCGACCCACGGCTGGTGGCGGCGCTTGAGCAGGTAGCGGCGGCGCCTGCCTTCTGGGACATGCTGGCAGCACCTGCCATCGACCAGGCCGTGTTTGCGCTGGAGCCAGCCGGACACGAGGTGGCGCTCGACGACGACTATCTCGACGACATTGCCACCGCCTTCGGCCAGGTGGTCGACGCCAAGAGCCCCTACACCAGCGGCCACAGCGCGCGCGTGGCGCTGTACACGGACATGATCGCGGAAGAGCTGGGCATGGACGCGCGGCAGCGCCGTTGGCTCAAGCGCGGAGCGCTGCTGCACGACGTGGGCAAGCTGGGCGTCAGCAACAGCGTGCTGGACAAGGCGGGCTCGCTCGACCGCGACGAATGGGACGCGGTCAAGCAGCATGCGCACTTCACGGAAACGATCCTGGGCCGTATCAATGCATTCGCGGGCCTGGCCAAGATCGCCGGTGCGCACCACGAGCGCCTGGACGGCACCGGCTATCCGCGCGGCCTGAGCGGGGACGCGATCGGCCTCGAAACCCGCATCATCACCACCGCCGACATCTTCGATGCGATCACGGCCGAGCGTCCCTACCGCGGTGCGATTCCCGTGCAGCAGGCCCTGGCCATGATGGAAAAAACCGTCGGCAGCGCACTCGATGCGGACTGCTTCGAGGCGCTGAAGACGGCGGTGGCGCGGGTGCCGCTGCAGGCGGCGGCTTAG
- a CDS encoding serine hydrolase, which translates to MSIRLSLLAPAALVVALATLSGCAAVARLTTAPLIERHVPQDYSGVVAVRKDLHAPLVPRASGLALREEAQANTRDTRFMVGGISRWITAVAVLRLADMGKLDLDAPIARHLPQLPAANGAVTLRQLMSNRSGIPNGLSEAMKKDKEIDHLEVGPVEAALRFGVGTPGAAGTKWDDAATNWVLVAAVVERATGEPFTETVEELVLAPAGVRDTSFGATGYEDSVGMAVAYDAAGGRKVPTAPPMLAASGTLYSTARDLVAIADTVYFTKLLSDKGRRALSTVQVAAQDYALGSRVKTFTTKQGARSLAWHTGAFGGYKTLLAYDPADGRAVVLLNNTDMPQAEQARMATALMQALD; encoded by the coding sequence ATGTCCATCCGCCTTTCCCTGCTCGCGCCCGCCGCGCTCGTTGTCGCCCTCGCTACCCTGTCGGGCTGCGCCGCAGTTGCCAGACTCACCACCGCCCCCCTGATCGAGCGCCATGTGCCGCAAGACTATAGCGGCGTGGTCGCCGTGCGCAAGGATCTGCATGCGCCGCTGGTGCCGCGCGCCAGTGGCCTGGCCCTGCGCGAGGAAGCGCAGGCCAACACCAGGGACACCCGCTTCATGGTCGGCGGGATCAGTCGGTGGATCACGGCCGTGGCCGTGCTGCGACTGGCCGACATGGGCAAGCTCGACCTGGACGCGCCGATCGCGCGCCATCTGCCGCAATTGCCGGCCGCCAATGGCGCGGTCACGTTGCGCCAGCTGATGTCGAACCGCAGCGGCATTCCCAACGGCCTGTCCGAGGCGATGAAAAAAGACAAGGAAATCGACCACCTCGAGGTCGGTCCGGTCGAAGCGGCGCTGCGCTTCGGGGTTGGCACCCCGGGCGCGGCCGGCACCAAGTGGGACGATGCGGCGACCAACTGGGTGCTGGTCGCGGCCGTGGTCGAGCGCGCCACCGGCGAGCCGTTCACCGAAACCGTGGAAGAACTGGTGCTGGCCCCGGCCGGCGTGCGCGACACCAGCTTCGGCGCCACCGGCTACGAAGATTCGGTTGGCATGGCGGTCGCCTATGACGCCGCCGGCGGACGCAAGGTACCGACCGCGCCGCCGATGCTGGCGGCCAGCGGCACCCTGTACAGCACCGCGCGCGACCTGGTGGCGATTGCCGACACCGTCTATTTCACCAAGCTGCTCTCGGATAAGGGGCGGCGCGCGCTGTCCACCGTCCAGGTGGCCGCGCAAGACTATGCGCTGGGCTCGCGCGTGAAGACCTTCACCACGAAACAAGGCGCCCGCTCCCTTGCCTGGCATACGGGCGCCTTTGGCGGCTACAAGACCTTGCTGGCCTACGACCCGGCCGATGGCCGCGCGGTAGTTCTGCTTAACAACACCGACATGCCGCAGGCGGAGCAAGCCAGGATGGCGACGGCGCTGATGCAGGCGCTTGACTAG
- a CDS encoding pitrilysin family protein, whose translation MAASVRNLTLVAALALVTSMPVLHAAPAKQATTPDIPIPDIPYTKFVLKNGLTVLVHQDHKTPVVAINTWYHVGSKNEKAGKTGFAHLFEHLMFSGSDNFKKTYLNAMEGIGATDLNGTTNQDRTNYFQNVPTSMLDYALFAESDRMGHLLGTVDKKKLDLQRGVVQNEKRQRENQPYGVAYELLVNNTYPVGHPYSWTVIGKMEDLDAASMTDVQDWFKTNYGPNNTVLVLSGDITPEVARQKVEQYYGHIPPGPPLAKHAAWIAKRTGSHRTTVQDRVPQSRIYRTWNVPGAHTPEEAQLDLAALVLGGGKTSRLYKRLVYKDQLATSATASDDAAEIGGQFDLTLTARPGADVAKMERAADEELRALMKNGPLESELRLAKTTILAQYTRMIERVGGFGGKSDLLASCTTYTGNPDCYKVYLQRIKDATPASVKKAMNDWLSDGDFVLQVDPYPTTLTASAAPDRSQEPALGKPMALKLPEMQKTTLSNGLKVVLAERHDAPVVNVQLLVDSGYASDAREKPGVASLALRMLEEGTKTRKSLEIGEEFAGLGAQFSTGTNLDSAFVTMNTLKATLPQSLAVYSDLVLNPAFPQNEFTRLQKDRLAAIQREKTVPQLMALRVLPGLLYGKDHVYAKPFTGTGTEEAVQRMTRDDLANYHATWFKPNNATLLVVGDTTLAEIKPMLEKSFAAWKAGEVPKKVLATVAPREKSVVYLMDRPGALQSVIVGAQLAPPRNSPESLPLDIVNDVFGGTFSSRINMNLREDKHWSYGVSSQLSPAIGQRPFMSVSPVQTDKTREAMQELLLEYRNIAGGKPITDAELKGALDNNTLGLPGSFETANQLTSAYNNIVQYGLPDDYYNTFTEKALSLTPQQANALAARSFTPERLVWIVVGDLSKIEAGIRSLNVGEVRRIDVNGNVVN comes from the coding sequence ATGGCAGCATCCGTTCGCAATCTCACGCTGGTCGCGGCGCTGGCGCTGGTCACCAGCATGCCGGTGCTGCATGCGGCCCCGGCGAAGCAAGCCACCACGCCGGATATCCCGATCCCCGACATCCCGTACACCAAGTTCGTTCTCAAGAACGGCCTGACGGTGCTGGTGCATCAAGACCACAAGACCCCGGTGGTCGCGATCAACACCTGGTACCACGTCGGCTCGAAGAACGAAAAGGCCGGCAAGACCGGCTTCGCCCACCTGTTCGAGCACCTGATGTTCAGTGGCAGCGACAACTTCAAGAAGACCTATCTCAACGCGATGGAAGGAATCGGTGCGACGGATCTGAACGGCACCACCAACCAGGACCGCACCAACTATTTCCAGAACGTGCCGACTTCGATGCTGGACTATGCGCTGTTCGCCGAGAGCGACCGCATGGGGCACCTGCTCGGCACGGTCGACAAGAAAAAGCTCGACCTGCAGCGCGGCGTGGTGCAGAACGAGAAGCGCCAGCGCGAGAACCAGCCCTACGGCGTGGCCTACGAGCTGTTGGTGAACAACACCTACCCGGTCGGCCACCCGTACTCCTGGACCGTGATCGGCAAGATGGAAGACCTGGACGCGGCCTCGATGACGGACGTGCAGGACTGGTTCAAGACCAACTACGGCCCGAATAACACGGTGCTGGTGCTGTCCGGCGACATCACGCCGGAGGTGGCGCGCCAAAAGGTCGAGCAGTATTACGGCCACATTCCTCCGGGGCCGCCGCTGGCCAAGCACGCAGCTTGGATCGCCAAGCGCACCGGCAGCCACCGCACCACCGTGCAGGACCGGGTGCCGCAGTCGCGCATCTACCGCACCTGGAATGTCCCGGGCGCGCACACGCCCGAAGAAGCGCAGCTCGACCTGGCGGCGCTGGTGCTGGGCGGGGGCAAGACCTCGCGCCTGTACAAGCGCCTGGTGTACAAGGACCAGCTGGCCACCAGTGCGACCGCGAGCGACGATGCGGCCGAGATCGGCGGCCAGTTCGACCTGACCCTGACCGCGCGCCCCGGCGCCGACGTGGCCAAAATGGAGCGCGCAGCGGACGAAGAATTGCGCGCGCTAATGAAGAACGGCCCGCTTGAATCAGAACTGCGCCTGGCCAAGACCACCATCCTGGCCCAGTACACCCGCATGATCGAGCGGGTCGGCGGCTTTGGCGGCAAGAGCGATTTGCTGGCCTCGTGCACTACCTATACCGGCAACCCCGATTGCTACAAGGTCTACCTGCAGCGCATCAAGGATGCGACCCCGGCCAGCGTGAAAAAGGCCATGAACGACTGGCTCAGCGACGGCGACTTCGTGCTGCAGGTCGATCCCTACCCGACTACCCTGACAGCGAGCGCCGCGCCCGACCGCAGCCAGGAGCCGGCGCTCGGCAAGCCGATGGCGCTCAAGCTGCCCGAGATGCAGAAAACCACGCTGTCGAACGGCCTGAAGGTCGTGCTGGCGGAGCGCCACGATGCACCGGTGGTCAACGTGCAACTGCTGGTCGATAGCGGCTACGCGTCCGACGCGCGCGAGAAACCGGGTGTGGCCAGCCTGGCGCTGCGCATGCTCGAAGAAGGCACCAAGACCCGCAAGTCGCTGGAAATCGGCGAAGAATTCGCGGGCCTGGGCGCGCAGTTCAGCACCGGCACCAACCTCGACAGCGCGTTCGTCACCATGAACACGCTCAAGGCCACGCTGCCGCAGTCGCTTGCGGTGTACTCGGACCTGGTGCTCAATCCGGCCTTTCCGCAGAACGAATTCACCCGCCTGCAGAAAGACCGGCTGGCCGCGATCCAGCGTGAGAAAACCGTGCCGCAGCTGATGGCGCTGCGCGTACTGCCAGGCCTGCTGTACGGCAAGGACCATGTGTACGCCAAGCCATTCACCGGCACCGGCACCGAAGAAGCGGTCCAGCGCATGACCCGCGACGACCTGGCGAACTACCATGCCACCTGGTTCAAGCCGAACAACGCAACCTTGCTGGTGGTGGGCGACACCACGCTGGCCGAGATCAAGCCGATGCTGGAGAAATCCTTCGCGGCCTGGAAAGCCGGCGAGGTGCCGAAGAAGGTGCTGGCCACGGTGGCGCCGCGGGAAAAAAGCGTGGTCTACCTGATGGACCGTCCGGGCGCGCTGCAAAGCGTGATCGTCGGTGCCCAGCTGGCGCCGCCGCGCAACAGCCCGGAATCGCTGCCGCTGGACATCGTCAACGACGTTTTCGGGGGCACCTTCAGCTCGCGCATCAACATGAACCTGCGTGAAGACAAACACTGGTCATACGGCGTGTCGAGCCAACTGTCGCCGGCGATCGGCCAGCGTCCTTTCATGAGCGTCTCGCCGGTGCAAACCGACAAGACTCGCGAAGCGATGCAGGAACTCTTGCTTGAATACCGCAACATCGCCGGCGGCAAGCCGATCACGGACGCTGAGCTCAAAGGCGCACTCGACAACAACACGCTGGGCTTGCCGGGCAGCTTCGAAACCGCCAACCAGCTCACCAGTGCCTACAACAACATCGTGCAATACGGCTTGCCGGACGACTACTACAACACCTTTACCGAAAAGGCGCTGTCCCTGACGCCTCAGCAAGCCAACGCGCTGGCCGCCCGCAGCTTCACGCCGGAACGCCTGGTGTGGATCGTGGTGGGTGACCTGAGCAAGATCGAAGCGGGAATTCGCTCGCTCAATGTCGGCGAAGTGCGCAGAATCGATGTGAATGGAAATGTCGTGAACTAA
- a CDS encoding PQQ-dependent sugar dehydrogenase, which produces MTSSQRIPARALISVVTLFTVFSGPVAAQPVTPVDEPPAAKGWRLDTVVGGLPQPWGMAWLADGRMLVTGKKGTLHLVKGKRVDEIAIESLPALFTGGQGGLLDIAVHPHDRGANPRVYMTMASGTQEDNRTVLVQGVFDGKRVHGVKTLFTASPSKSGGQHFGSRILFLKDGTILMSIGDGGNPPQRVGSMLAREQAQNLGSHYGAVLHLGADGKPAAGNPLAGQQGALPELWSIGHRNIQGMAVDLQSGRVWASEHGPRGGDEINLIEGGKNYGWPLQSYGLDYSSREPVGTRTVPGMVQPIVVWSPSPAPSGLVYYTGKAFPAWRGSLFSGSLAGQDVRRVALDAHGKVTRQEKLAIGKRVRDVRQGPDGHLYVLTDEAKGSVLRIMPK; this is translated from the coding sequence ATGACGAGTAGCCAACGCATTCCTGCGCGCGCGCTGATTTCCGTTGTCACCTTGTTTACTGTGTTCTCGGGGCCGGTCGCGGCGCAGCCGGTAACGCCGGTCGACGAGCCGCCCGCAGCCAAGGGCTGGCGTCTCGACACCGTGGTCGGCGGCCTGCCGCAACCCTGGGGCATGGCCTGGCTGGCGGACGGTCGGATGCTGGTCACCGGAAAGAAAGGCACGCTGCACCTGGTCAAGGGCAAGCGCGTCGACGAGATCGCCATCGAGAGCCTGCCGGCGCTGTTCACTGGCGGCCAGGGCGGCCTGCTCGATATTGCCGTGCACCCGCATGACCGGGGCGCCAACCCACGGGTCTACATGACGATGGCCAGCGGTACGCAGGAAGACAACCGTACCGTGCTGGTGCAGGGTGTGTTTGACGGCAAGCGCGTGCATGGCGTGAAAACCCTCTTTACCGCCTCGCCGTCCAAGAGCGGCGGCCAGCATTTCGGCTCGCGCATCCTGTTCCTGAAAGACGGCACCATCTTGATGAGTATCGGCGATGGCGGCAATCCGCCCCAGCGGGTGGGCAGCATGCTGGCGCGCGAGCAGGCCCAGAACCTTGGCAGCCATTACGGCGCCGTGTTGCACCTGGGCGCCGACGGCAAGCCGGCCGCGGGCAATCCGCTGGCCGGGCAGCAGGGCGCGTTGCCAGAACTGTGGAGCATTGGCCACCGCAACATCCAGGGCATGGCAGTCGACCTGCAAAGCGGCCGCGTCTGGGCCAGCGAGCATGGCCCGCGCGGCGGCGACGAGATCAACCTGATCGAAGGCGGCAAGAACTATGGCTGGCCGCTGCAGAGCTATGGCCTTGACTACAGCAGCCGCGAACCGGTCGGCACCAGGACCGTGCCGGGCATGGTGCAGCCAATCGTGGTGTGGTCGCCATCGCCGGCGCCATCGGGCCTGGTTTATTACACCGGCAAGGCCTTCCCGGCCTGGCGCGGCAGCCTGTTCAGCGGCAGCCTGGCCGGCCAGGATGTGCGCCGCGTGGCGCTCGACGCCCACGGCAAGGTGACCCGCCAGGAAAAGCTTGCCATCGGCAAGCGGGTGCGCGACGTGCGCCAGGGCCCGGACGGGCATCTGTATGTGCTGACCGACGAGGCCAAGGGCAGCGTATTGAGGATCATGCCCAAGTAA
- a CDS encoding DUF2058 domain-containing protein yields MVSLAEQLLKAGLVDKKKVQKVTQDKTKQKKIERRTGAESVNESREAALELQRKNAERARELNAQRDAAARQKAVVAQIAQLVHINRQPRGAGDIAYNFTHGSKIERIHVSATVQKHLVAGRLAIVFLNGTYELVPKVIAAKIAERDPAIVIQVKQTSSEIDADDPYADYQIPDDFTW; encoded by the coding sequence ATGGTGTCGCTGGCGGAGCAATTGCTCAAAGCAGGTCTGGTGGACAAGAAGAAAGTCCAGAAAGTCACCCAGGACAAGACCAAGCAGAAGAAGATCGAACGCCGTACCGGCGCCGAATCGGTAAACGAATCGCGCGAGGCCGCGCTTGAGTTGCAACGCAAGAATGCCGAACGGGCGCGCGAGCTTAATGCGCAGCGCGACGCAGCCGCCCGGCAAAAAGCGGTGGTAGCGCAAATTGCGCAGCTGGTGCATATCAACCGGCAGCCGCGCGGCGCTGGCGACATCGCCTACAACTTCACGCACGGCAGCAAGATCGAGCGGATCCATGTCTCGGCCACTGTCCAGAAACATCTGGTTGCCGGGCGCCTGGCGATTGTGTTCCTGAACGGGACCTACGAACTGGTTCCAAAGGTCATCGCCGCCAAGATCGCCGAGCGCGACCCTGCGATCGTGATCCAGGTAAAGCAAACCAGCAGCGAGATCGACGCCGACGATCCTTACGCCGATTACCAGATTCCGGACGACTTCACCTGGTAA